The Thermoplasma sp. Kam2015 nucleotide sequence TTTAAAAAAATTTTTAAACGAAGAATACATAAAGTAGTGGTGAAAAAATGGCAGAAACATGGGAGATAAAGGAAAAACTGAAACCAAGAGGACTGGAAGGCATATCAGACGTTCAGATAGACAACCACTTTGATGTGCATTATAAGGGATACGTTAACAAGCTGAATGAGATATGGAGCAGACTGCCAGATGTGGACAGGAGCAAGGCAAATCAGAACTACAGTGAATTCAGGGCGCTCAAGCTTGAGGAGACATTCAACTACGGCGGTTCACTTCTTCACGAACTATATTTCGAAGGCCTCACACCAAAACACTCCGAGGTACCAAAGGAGTTCAAGGATGCAGTTGCAAAGGACTTCGGATCCTATGAGAAATGGGTTGAGGACTTCAAGGCAACCGGAACAGCGTTCAGGGGATGGGCAATCCTAGTATTCGATCTGAACTATGGAAAGCTGAGGAACATAGGATCAGATGCGCACAACGTTGGACTCATATGGAACTCCATAGCCATACTCACCATGGATGTGTACGAACATGCCTACTATGTGGACTATGGAGCAAAGAGGGCACCATATCTTGACGCATTCCTCAAGAATGTCAACTGGCCTGTGGTGCTTGACAGGTTGAACAGGGCAAAGAAGGCGTACGAGGCTTTTAAATCCTAATTTTTATGGATACCATTATATCCGTACCTTTTTTAGATGATGATAACGTAAGATCGCTTATATACAGTAAGGCCGAAGAATTTAGATCCATAGGCAGATCCTCCAAGGAGACACTCTTTAAAGAACTTGTTTTCTGCATACTCGCTGCAAACACATCTGCATCCATGAGCCTGAGAATGCAGGAGGCAATTGGAGATGGTTTTCTTTACATGTCAAGGGATGAACTTAGGAACGCTCTGAAGACAAATAAGTACAGATTCTATAATGTGAGATCGGATTTCATAGTGAGATCGCGATCGATCATAGACGAACTGCCGGAAATCGTAAAGTCGAGTGATCACGAAGGATCAAGGGATTACCTGGTTGAAAATGTGTATGGCGTCGGATACAAGGAGGCATCCCATTTCCTCAGAAATGTGGGAATTTTTGATTTTGCCATACTTGACAAGCATATAATGAAATGGATGTCGCAGTACTATCCAGTTAAGAAGAATTCAAGCAAGAAGAACTACCTTTACAATGAGGAAATATTCAGGGGGTTATCAGCCAGCCTGGGCGTGGAACCAGGCATACTAGATCTCTTCATCTGGTACAGCGAGACAGGAACAGTCATCAAATGACTGTCTTCTCGCCAAGTTTTCTAAGCGCCCTGATATTACTGTATGATACAATGGATCCTGAAGCAAGTATCATGGATACGGATATGACTGCAAGGATCGTTGGTTTCTGGCCGAGTATCAGAAAGGCAAATATCACCGCAAAGACCGGATCAAGGTAGCTGAGCACAGACACGGTCTGTATTCCTATCCTTCTCTGAGAATCATACCACAGTATGAGTGCAAGGCCGGTTTGAAACACTCCAGCAAATATTATCAGTGCTACGTTGACATATGTTAAATGGAATCTCATGAAGGCCAGGAACGGTGCTGTCATAATCAGCACTATAAGGGTCTGGTACATCACAAGATCCGATGATCTCAGGCGATCCACAGCCTTTCTTGAAATTATGGCTATCATTGCATAGCTCAGGCCTGATATCATGGCAACAGCAAATCCGTAGAGGCTTAAATTTACCGACTGCAGGAACATGAGTGCCGTTGCGGCAAATGAGAATGAGCCTCCGATCATAGCCATCATGTTCGGCCGCTCTCCGGCGATGAAGCTGAGGTATATCGCTATCGCAGGCCCTGAATAGTAGATGACCACGGCCATCGATACGGGCATGATATCCACTGCA carries:
- a CDS encoding N-glycosylase/DNA lyase gives rise to the protein MDTIISVPFLDDDNVRSLIYSKAEEFRSIGRSSKETLFKELVFCILAANTSASMSLRMQEAIGDGFLYMSRDELRNALKTNKYRFYNVRSDFIVRSRSIIDELPEIVKSSDHEGSRDYLVENVYGVGYKEASHFLRNVGIFDFAILDKHIMKWMSQYYPVKKNSSKKNYLYNEEIFRGLSASLGVEPGILDLFIWYSETGTVIK
- a CDS encoding superoxide dismutase, which encodes MAETWEIKEKLKPRGLEGISDVQIDNHFDVHYKGYVNKLNEIWSRLPDVDRSKANQNYSEFRALKLEETFNYGGSLLHELYFEGLTPKHSEVPKEFKDAVAKDFGSYEKWVEDFKATGTAFRGWAILVFDLNYGKLRNIGSDAHNVGLIWNSIAILTMDVYEHAYYVDYGAKRAPYLDAFLKNVNWPVVLDRLNRAKKAYEAFKS
- a CDS encoding DMT family transporter, which translates into the protein MDSDTVGYFEILVSTVFWGLIPIISIVIGFPSPVFVFFRVLVSALFFYAINRNGLKLREFFRWPVLVSGVLLGINWISFFYAVDIMPVSMAVVIYYSGPAIAIYLSFIAGERPNMMAMIGGSFSFAATALMFLQSVNLSLYGFAVAMISGLSYAMIAIISRKAVDRLRSSDLVMYQTLIVLIMTAPFLAFMRFHLTYVNVALIIFAGVFQTGLALILWYDSQRRIGIQTVSVLSYLDPVFAVIFAFLILGQKPTILAVISVSMILASGSIVSYSNIRALRKLGEKTVI